One Salmo trutta chromosome 19, fSalTru1.1, whole genome shotgun sequence genomic window carries:
- the LOC115154105 gene encoding smoothelin-like protein 2 isoform X4 yields the protein MHRSISSKLRVSVASGDMDAAPTTVSAAGDATCDETVCEALGRFEATLAAAVREVHVDVSAFKRGVERRVDEACQAQGPLAEAVQRLMQENLQLRSQLEALARLVEGLTGNGVDRSALEERDGRGQTPMTSPQGMVNRSHRSPSTMVPNGPSESGSSGLGSGSSGSGASSSTSAHLSSREPMEDNMVNGHKGVDRTEDKNVAAVLENGHHKDQVSGQEAEEHKPHLPVSAMTRTCPESPTGPRRASVELKSPGHLLAGVTSPKARPDFLFKSDDSSFGEPHLPCTAITKTDSPTGPKPPAQSPALARKSPASTPKSPAYPIADVTTPKTALDALFSSAPALKRETPVSMRTFTLPGLSQGSESFSGQQTQVRSPVSSHAVQKENISVSLAPPHTPVSALSRTSPESPSAPAPNQSPAPPSWAPAAPTQSPAPPSWAPAAPTQSPAPPSWAPAAPTQSPAPPSWAPAAPTQSPAPPSWAPAAPTQSPAPPSWAPAAPTQSPATPSWAPAAPTQSPATPSWAPAAPTQSPATLTQSSAAPTQAPAAPPSPSPAPKTPSQPVFEDTPPKALGEFPFKRGERVAPAVKAASPSLTRSMSFPATTEKLLPPRKVPPPGTDRSKAAGSKPKLQRSQSFNSASSIKAMLLEWCRSKTFSYQNIDIQNFSSSWCDGMAFAALVHSFFPLEFDYNTLNPANRKHNFEVAFTTAEEQADCVRLIEVEDMMVMGNKPDPMCIFTYVQSLYNHLKKFE from the exons ATGCACCGCTCCATTTCCTCTAAGCTGAGGGTGTCTGTTGCTAGTGGGGACATGGACGCCGCTCCTACAACCGTGTCGGCAGCCGGGGATGCCACGTGCGACGAGACGGTGTGTGAGGCACTGGGTCGCTTCGAGGCCACGCTGGCGGCGGCGGTGCGCGAGGTGCACGTGGACGTGAGTGCCTTCAAGCGGGGCGTGGAGCGGCGGGTGGATGAGGCGTGTCAAGCCCAAGGGCCCCTGGCCGAGGCGGTGCAACGGCTGATGCAGGAGAACCTGCAGCTCCGGAGTCAGCTGGAGGCGCTGGCCCGCCTGGTGGAGGGTCTGACAGGGAATGGGGTGGACAGGAGTGCCCTGGAGGAGAGGGACGGTAGGGGACAGACCCCCATGACTTCGCCCCAGGGGATGGTGAACAGGAGCCACAGGAGTCCCTCCACAATGGTTCCCAATGGACCGTCAGAGTCTGGTTCTTCTGGTCTTGGTTCTGGGTCTTCTGGTTCTGGCGCCTCTAGTTCCACATCAGCCCATCTCTCCAGCAGAGAGCCCATGGAGGACAACATGGTTAAT GGTCACAAAGGTGTTGACAGAACCGAAGACAAAAACGTTGCTGCTGTGTTGGAGAATGGACATCACAAAGACCAAG TCAGTGGTCAGGAGGCAGAGGAGCACAAGCCTCATCTCCCCGTCAGTGCTATGACCAGGACTTGTCCCGAGTCACCAACTGGCCCCAGACGAGCCTCAGTGGAGCTCAAGTCTCCCGGTCATTTATTAGCAGGTGTCACCTCACCCAAAGCAAGACCAGATTTTTTGTTTAAATCTG ACGACTCATCATTCGGCGAGCCACATCTTCCCTGCACTGCCATAACCAAAACAGACTCCCCAACTGGCCCAAAACCGCCAGCACAATCTCCTGCTTTGGCCAGGAAATCTCCTGCTTCAACACCAAAGTCTCCTGCCTACCCAATAGCTGACGTCACCACTCCCAAAACAGCACTTGATGCTCTGTTTAGTTCTG CACCAGCATTGAAGAGAGAGACCCCTGTATCAATGCGTACATTTACCCTTCCAGGCTTATCACAAGGATCAG AGAGTTTTTCTGGACAACAAACGCAAGTGAGGTCACCAGTCAGCAGTCATGCAGTACAGAAGGAGAACATCTCCGTATCTCTGGCTCCACCTCATACCCCTGTCAGTGCCTTGAGCAGAACTAGCCCAGAGTCACCATCTGCACCTGCCCCAAATCAGTCCCCTGCCCCCCCATCATGGGCTCCTGCTGCACCAACTCAGTCCCCTGCCCCCCCATCATGGGCTCCTGCTGCCCCAACTCAGTCCCCTGCCCCCCCATCATGGGCTCCTGCTGCCCCAACTCAGTCCCCTGCCCCCCCATCATGGGCTCCTGCTGCCCCAACTCAGTCCCCTGCCCCCCCATCATGGGCTCCTGCTGCCCCAACTCAGTCCCCTGCCCCCCCATCATGGGCTCCTGCTGCCCCAACTCAGTCCCCTGCCACCCCATCATGGGCTCCTGCTGCCCCAACTCAGTCCCCTGCCACCCCATCATGGGCTCCTGCTGCCCCAACTCAGTCCCCTGCCACCCTAACTCAATCTTCTGCAGCACCAACTCAGGCTCCTGCAGCCCCTCCATCTCCTTCCCCTGCACCCAAAACACCTAGTCAACCAGTATTTGAGGATACCCCACCCAAAGCATTGGGAGAATTTCCTTTCAAACGTGGTGAACGTG TAGCACCTGCAGTTAAGGCAGCGAGCCCGAGTCTAACGCGTAGCATGAGCTTTCCAGCAACCACAG AAAAACTCCTACCCCCGAGAAAAGTGCCTCCCCCTGGCACAGACAG GTCCAAGGCTGCAGGCTCCAAGCCCAAACTGCAGCGCTCCCAGAGTTTTAACAGCGCCAGCAGCATCAAGGCAATGCTCCTGGAGTGGTGCCGATCCAAAACTTTTAGCTACCAG AACATAGACATCCAGAACTTCTCATCCAGCTGGTGTGATGGAATGGCATTCGCTGCCCTGGTCCACTCCTTCTTCCCCCTGGAGTTTGACTACAACACACTGAATCCTGCCAATCGCAAACACAACTTTGAAGTGGCCTTCACCACAGCAga ggAGCAGGCTGACTGTGTGCGTCTCATTGAGGTAGAGGATATGATGGTGATGGGTAACAAACCAGACCCCATGTGTATCTTCACCTACGTCCAGTCCCTCTACAACCACCTCAAGAAGTTTGAGTGA